The Fulvia fulva chromosome 6, complete sequence genome includes a window with the following:
- a CDS encoding GPI ethanolamine phosphate transferase 2, with the protein MARSAGFRTACLTLANVLLPIAVLVFATGFFPYKPVLPGLATFDDIEVASTPPVFDRVVFMVVDALRSDFVYGHNSGFDFTQSLIRDGAAIPFTAHATPPTVTMPRVKALTTGSVPSFLDLILNFAESDTSSSLANQDTWLAQIRAKGGNLIFYGDDTWLKLFESGQTGAGKGQFFSRFDGTSSFFVSLSINVFSFLQDFTEVDNNVTRHVPEQLAESDWNAMIMHYLGLDHIGHKTGPQGPNMLPKQREMDGIVKTIYETMEKKPRLEDTLLVLAGDHGMNNGGNHGGSGPGETEPALLFASPKLRKMKKSREYECPTLPKEGTEFHYYTKIQQSDLVPTLAGLMSLPIPRNSLGVSIPELTGLLTQDETSTTGLLKEEGTTELFKRNTKQTLEIIEATYGAESFRSKVASFEPKNMPSSDICTDQDEGEPRLACLWAYVENRLATGESWRNTARRHAAMLAFLLEAQETLSGTASSYNIPRMVVGMCLSATIVALALSSFPSIWPPTTAGMFFATTSVLYGIMMFASSYVEEEQQFWYWLTPSWFIILGAKNTSKFIDHRARLRLALAVFALLAVHRFCIRWNQTGQKHAGAEDIVHTFFPREHVAMWVLILAAYVYNGFQMVPKTFGGILAPEVAVVLVVAMTLPAIVFKLNFTQADAPELVHGLAYRIRNWTSQFDLVLQARVVFFVLALCTVIVVVLSVLSYREAGAREKGLLPSLAERLHYLLTLFLMTQTRAPNIPLFLGLEVQREALGYILLGGQTPGKRPVTEVAMTTLLLSHSYYFCMGGSNSISSIDLSNAYNGVADYNIVAVGVLLFASNWTGPIWLCSAANLLLSTKPASAKQAKDSKSWIDEERKKLHQDTLRSTMGPQKVEKEDGGVWMQYISHMTVFIGASLLAVMAACTALRTHLFIWTVFSPKYLYAMAWAVGWHLLINVGVGSALRGMGGVK; encoded by the exons ATGGCGCGCTCTGCTGGTTTCAGAACGGCGTGCTTGACATTAGCCAATGTGCTGCTCCCGATCGCGGTACTGGTCTTCGCGACGGGCTTCTTTCCTTATAAACCTGTCCTGCCAGGTCTAGCGACATTCGACGACATTGAGGTTGCCTCTACTCCACCAGTCTTCGATCGCGTGGTATTCATGGTCGTGGATGCGCTCAGAAGTGACTTCGTCTACGGCCACAACTCTGGCTTCGACTTCACACAGAG CCTCATCCGCGATGGTGCCGCGATCCCCTTCACAGCACACGCAACACCACCCACGGTCACAATGCCTCGCGTCAAAGCACTAACCACAGGCTCCGTCCCCTCTTTCCTCGACCtgatcctcaacttcgcCGAATCAGACACCTCCTCCTCCCTCGCCAACCAAGACACCTGGCTCGCCCAGATCCGCGCAAAGGGCGGCAACCTCATCTTCTACGGCGACGACACGTGGCTGAAACTCTTCGAGTCCGGCCAGACAGGCGCTGGCAAGGGACAGTTCTTCAGCAGGTTCGATGGGACGAGTAGCTTCTTTGTTTCG CTGAGTATAAACGTTTTTTCGTTCTTGCAGGATTTCACAGAAGTTGACAATAACGTTACGCGTCATGTCCCCGAGCAGCTGGCGGAGAGTGATTGGAATGCGATGATTATGCATTATCTGGGTCTGGATCACATTGGGCACAAGACGGGACCGCAGGGACCGAATATGCTGCCGAAACAGAGGGAGATGGATGGGATCGTGAAGACGATCTATGAGACGATGGAGAAAAAGCCGCGTTTGGAAGATACACTGCTGGTATTGGCCGGCGACCATGGCATGAACAATGGTGGGAATCATGGGGGCAGCGGACCTGGTGAGACGGAGCCTGCGCTGCTGTTCGCCAGCCCCAAGCTCAGAAAGATGAAAAAGAGCAGGGAGTATGAGTGTCCTACACTGCCGAAGGAGGGCACGGAATTTCACTACTATACGAAGATCCAGCAAAGCGATCTGGTACCGACGCTGGCTGGATTGATGAGTCTGCCAATTCCGAGGAATAGTTTGGGAGTCTCTATACCCGAATTGACAGGTCTGCTGACGCAGGATGAGACCTCTACCACTGGGCTCTTGAAGGAGGAAGGTACGACGGAGCTCTTCAAGAGGAATACGAAGCAGACTCTGGAAATCATCGAGGCTACATACGGAGCCGAGTCTTTCAGGTCGAAGGTCGCCAGCTTCGAGCCGAAGAACATGCCCTCGAGCGACATCTGCACGGATCAAGACGAAGGTGAACCTCGCCTTGCCTGTCTGTGGGCGTACGTCGAGAACCGACTGGCGACAGGAGAGAGCTGGCGCAATACTGCGAGACGGCATGCTGCAATGTTGGCTTTCCTTCTCGAAGCGCAAGAAACGCTCAGCGGCACTGCAAGCTCCTACAACATCCCACGCATGGTTGTTGGAATGTGCCTCAGTGCTACCATCGTTGCTCTAGCCCTATCCTCCTTCCCGTCGATCTGGCCTCCTACTACAGCAGGAATGTTCTTCGCCACGACAAGCGTTCTTTACGGCATCATGATGTTCGCCAGCAGCTATGTTGAAGAAGAGCAACAATTCTGGTACTGGCTCACACCCTCCTGGTTCATCATCCTCGGAGCCAAGAACACAAGCAAGTTCATCGACCACAGAGCACGTCTCAGGCTCGCCCTCGCCGTCTTCGCCCTTCTCGCCGTTCACCGCTTCTGTATCCGCTGGAACCAAACTGGCCAGAAACATGCCGGCGCCGAAGACATTGTGCATACTTTCTTCCCGCGGGAACACGTCGCCATGTGGGTGCTTATTCTGGCTGCTTACGTCTACAATGGATTTCAAATGGTTCCGAAGACGTTTGGCGGAATTTTGGCGCCGGAGGTGGCGGTCGTGCTCGTTGTGGCCATGACTCTACCGGCGATTGTGTTTAAGCTGAATTTCACGCAGGCTGATGCGCCGGAGCTGGTACATGGACTCGCCTACAGGATCAGAAACTGGACCAGTCAATTCGACTTGGTGCTGCAGGCGAGGGTGGTTTTCTTCGTGCTGGCGTTGTGTACGGTCATTGTGGTGGTACTTTCGGTCTTGAGCTATCGGGAGGCTGGGGCGAGGGAGAAAGGGTTGCTGCCGAGTTTGGCGGAGAGGTTGCATTACCTCCTCACGCTGTTCCTGATGACGCAGACAAGGGCGCCAAATATTCCGCTGTTCCTGGGGCTGGAAGTACAGAGAGAGGCGTTGGGGTATATTCTCTTAGGCGGCCAAACCCCGGGGAAACGGCCTGTCACGGAAGTTGCGATGACAACACTACTCCTCAGCCACTCCTATTACTTCTGCATGGGCGGCTCGAACTCGATCTCCAGCATCGACCTGAGCAATGCATACAACGGCGTCGCAGACTACAACATCGTCGCCGTGGGCGTACTCCTCTTCGCGAGCAACTGGACGGGTCCGATCTGGCTCTGCAGCGCTGCGAACCTCTTACTTTCAACCAAACCAGCATCGGCGAAGCAGGCCAAGGACAGTAAGAGCTGGATCGACGAGGAGCGCAAGAAGCTACACCAAGATACGTTGCGGAGCACGATGGGACCTCAAAAGGTTGAGAAAGAAGATGGAGGGGTGTGGATGCAGTATATCTCGCACATGACGGTGTTCATTGGGGCGAGTTTACTGGCTGTTATGGCGGCTTGTACGGCGCTCCGCACGCATCTGTTCATCTGGACGGTCTTCAGCCCGAAGTATCTTTATGCTATGGCGTGGGCTGTTGGGTGGCATTTGTTGATCAATGTTGGGGTGGGAAGTGCGTTGAGGGGGATGGGAGGGGTGAAGTAG